A genomic window from Equus caballus isolate H_3958 breed thoroughbred chromosome 5, TB-T2T, whole genome shotgun sequence includes:
- the LAMTOR5 gene encoding ragulator complex protein LAMTOR5 — protein MEATLEQHLEDTMKNPSIVGVLCTDSQGLNLGCRGTLSDEHAGVISVLAQQAAKLTSDPTDIPVVCLESDNGNIMIQKHDGITVAVHKMAS, from the exons ATGGAGGCGACTTTGGAGCAGCACTTAGAGGACAC AATGAAGAATCCATCCATCGTTGGAGTCCTGTGCACAGATTCACAAGGGCTTAATCTGGGCT GCCGTGGGACCCTATCAGATGAGCATGCTGGGGTGATATCTGTTCTAGCCCAGCAAGCAGCTAAGCTAACCTCGGACCCCACTGATATTCCTGTGGTATGTCTAGAATCAGATAATGG GAACATTATGATCCAGAAACATGATGGCATCACAGTGGCAGTGCACAAAATGGCTTCTTGA